Proteins from one Suncus etruscus isolate mSunEtr1 chromosome 3, mSunEtr1.pri.cur, whole genome shotgun sequence genomic window:
- the TMEM229B gene encoding transmembrane protein 229B gives MASAEPLTALSRWYLYAIHGYFCEVMFTAAWEFVVNLNWKFPGVTSVWALFIYGTSILIVERMYLRLRGRCPLLLRCLIYTLWTYLWEFTTGFILRQFNACPWDYSQFDFDFMGLITLEYAVPWFCGALIMEQFIIRNTLRLRFDKDAEPGEPSGSLALANGHVKTD, from the coding sequence ATGGCCTCGGCCGAGCCCCTGACCGCCCTGTCCCGCTGGTACCTGTACGCCATCCACGGCTACTTCTGCGAGGTGATGTTCACGGCCGCCTGGGAGTTCGTGGTGAACTTGAACTGGAAGTTCCCAGGGGTGACGAGCGTGTGGGCCCTCTTCATCTATGGCACGTCCATCCTCATCGTGGAGCGCATGTACCTGCGCCTCCGTGGCCGCTGTCCCCTGCTGCTGCGCTGCCTCATCTACACGCTCTGGACCTACCTGTGGGAGTTCACCACCGGCTTCATCCTGCGCCAGTTCAACGCCTGCCCCTGGGACTACTCGCAATTCGACTTCGACTTCATGGGGCTCATCACCCTGGAATACGCCGTGCCCTGGTTCTGCGGGGCGCTCATCATGGAACAGTTCATCATCCGCAATACCCTTCGTCTGCGCTTTGACAAGGATGCTGAACCTGGAGAGCCCAGTGGCTCCCTGGCTCTGGCCAATGGCCACGTCAAGACTGACTGA